A window from Polyangium spumosum encodes these proteins:
- a CDS encoding serine/threonine-protein kinase: MATGPLEMDRAADGAAQVIDEERAAAGPGEELPRVLGRYLLLRRIARGGMGEVYLASTMGIEGAERPVVVKLIRRDHAADPSFIARFLDEARVQAQLQHSGVAQVLEASLDDETGEPYAVVEHVEGKSLGDVRGRAHALGYRVGWAEAVAVATMIAEALAHVHERKDPAGRALAIVHRDLSPQNVMVSYAGDVKIIDFGTARGMNRRCRTVSGVVFAKPGYVAPEVANGDTGDARVDVYALGVMLWELCAGRRFLQGDAAVHMAAVARGAQNLPPIAAQIGAPPELDTILAKLTAFDRDVRYGLARVAARDLAKLLGAAPPLPGGERGVRARTQYLMQSLFSSEPAKSRREFARLVVSARSTFEAAIEERARPAAPQALPAEEEGLLPGTRLRLVREIGGGATSVVHEAEHVDLGRRVAVKILAPEHGASPEFAARFRREARAMSRLAHEGLVDLHDFGRAADGRLFCVMELLEGETLESLIGREREVDWQRALRIVIRALGALEVAHAAGIVHRDVKPANVFLTQNGSVKVLDFGLAHTPDDIGEAALGAPGGDNAVAAGFTLFGTPEYMAPEQAAGGRVDGRADLYALGCVLYEMLTGALPFPGASAAAIVDAKMKGSPERLRDRAAGKRLPEAVDALVMRALSRHPGLRFQSAAEMREAAVLALGAPVRARRRRRTAGFAALAAAMAFATVLLAGKAKDIGARLPVAWQDTPAPAVVAEPAPAAAAEPAPAAPADPAPVAAAEPAPAAEPAPAPEPLQLAEVPISAARSEPAPAPARPRATTRKPKKHTAASSSMLAAVAKNDKPTVTAASGDKASTEATKVVHAVEPTEPSHVEPTKARAEPARSKRNKKKTPTASKAGEGAKPAGKSK, from the coding sequence ATGGCGACTGGCCCCCTCGAGATGGATCGCGCCGCGGACGGCGCGGCGCAAGTGATCGACGAAGAGCGCGCGGCGGCGGGCCCCGGGGAGGAGCTCCCGCGGGTCCTCGGTCGATACCTCTTGCTTCGTCGCATCGCGCGGGGCGGCATGGGCGAGGTCTACCTCGCGTCGACCATGGGCATCGAGGGCGCCGAGCGCCCCGTCGTCGTGAAGCTCATTCGCCGCGATCACGCCGCGGATCCGAGCTTCATCGCGCGTTTCCTCGACGAGGCCCGCGTCCAGGCGCAGCTCCAGCACTCCGGCGTCGCGCAGGTCCTCGAGGCTTCGCTCGACGACGAGACGGGCGAGCCGTACGCGGTCGTCGAGCACGTCGAAGGCAAGAGCCTCGGCGACGTCCGCGGCCGCGCCCACGCGCTCGGCTACCGGGTCGGCTGGGCCGAGGCCGTCGCGGTCGCCACGATGATCGCCGAGGCCCTCGCGCACGTGCACGAGCGCAAGGATCCCGCGGGCCGCGCCCTCGCCATCGTGCACCGCGATCTCTCCCCGCAGAACGTGATGGTCAGCTACGCGGGCGACGTGAAGATCATCGACTTCGGCACCGCGCGCGGCATGAACCGCCGCTGCCGCACCGTGAGCGGCGTGGTCTTCGCCAAGCCCGGCTACGTCGCGCCCGAGGTCGCCAACGGCGACACCGGCGACGCGCGGGTCGACGTCTACGCGCTCGGCGTGATGCTCTGGGAGCTCTGCGCGGGCCGGCGCTTCTTGCAGGGCGACGCGGCCGTACACATGGCCGCCGTCGCGCGGGGCGCGCAGAACCTCCCGCCCATCGCCGCGCAGATCGGCGCGCCGCCCGAGCTCGACACGATCCTCGCCAAGCTCACGGCCTTCGATCGCGACGTGCGGTACGGCCTCGCGCGTGTCGCCGCGCGGGACCTCGCCAAGCTCCTCGGCGCGGCGCCGCCCTTGCCCGGCGGCGAGCGAGGCGTCCGCGCGCGCACGCAGTACCTCATGCAGAGCCTCTTCTCGAGCGAGCCCGCCAAGAGCCGCCGCGAGTTCGCGCGCCTCGTCGTGTCCGCGCGCAGCACCTTCGAGGCCGCCATCGAGGAGAGGGCCCGCCCCGCGGCGCCGCAGGCCCTGCCTGCCGAGGAAGAGGGCCTCTTGCCTGGCACGCGCCTGCGGCTCGTGCGTGAGATCGGCGGCGGCGCGACCAGCGTCGTGCACGAGGCCGAGCACGTGGACCTCGGCCGCCGCGTCGCCGTGAAGATCCTCGCCCCCGAGCACGGCGCCTCGCCCGAGTTCGCCGCGCGCTTCCGCCGCGAGGCCCGCGCGATGTCGCGCCTCGCGCACGAGGGCCTCGTCGACCTCCACGACTTCGGCCGCGCCGCCGACGGCCGCCTCTTCTGCGTGATGGAGCTGCTCGAGGGCGAGACGCTCGAGTCTCTGATCGGCCGCGAGCGCGAGGTCGACTGGCAACGCGCGCTCCGCATCGTGATCCGCGCGCTCGGCGCGCTCGAGGTCGCGCACGCCGCGGGCATCGTGCACCGCGACGTCAAACCGGCGAACGTCTTCCTCACGCAAAACGGCAGCGTCAAGGTCCTCGACTTCGGCCTCGCGCACACGCCCGACGACATCGGCGAGGCGGCGCTCGGCGCGCCTGGGGGCGACAACGCGGTCGCGGCTGGCTTCACGCTCTTCGGCACGCCCGAGTACATGGCGCCCGAGCAGGCGGCGGGTGGGCGCGTCGACGGCCGCGCCGATCTCTACGCGCTCGGCTGCGTGCTCTACGAGATGCTCACCGGCGCCTTGCCCTTCCCGGGCGCGAGCGCCGCGGCGATCGTCGACGCCAAGATGAAGGGCAGCCCCGAGCGGCTGCGTGATCGCGCGGCGGGCAAGCGCTTGCCCGAGGCCGTCGACGCGCTCGTCATGCGCGCCCTCTCGCGCCACCCTGGCCTGCGCTTCCAGAGCGCCGCCGAGATGCGCGAGGCCGCGGTGCTCGCCCTCGGCGCCCCCGTGCGCGCGCGCCGTCGCCGCAGGACCGCAGGGTTCGCCGCGCTCGCCGCGGCGATGGCGTTCGCGACCGTGCTGCTCGCCGGCAAGGCGAAGGACATCGGCGCGAGGTTGCCCGTCGCGTGGCAAGACACGCCCGCGCCCGCCGTCGTCGCCGAGCCCGCGCCCGCTGCCGCTGCCGAGCCCGCGCCCGCTGCCCCTGCCGACCCCGCTCCCGTCGCCGCTGCCGAGCCTGCTCCCGCTGCCGAGCCCGCGCCTGCGCCCGAGCCCCTCCAGCTCGCGGAGGTCCCCATCTCGGCCGCCCGCTCGGAGCCTGCGCCCGCGCCTGCTCGTCCTCGCGCGACGACACGCAAGCCGAAGAAACACACCGCCGCGAGCTCCTCGATGCTCGCTGCGGTCGCGAAGAACGACAAGCCAACCGTCACGGCCGCCTCGGGTGACAAGGCTTCCACCGAGGCGACCAAGGTCGTCCACGCCGTCGAGCCGACCGAGCCCTCGCATGTCGAGCCCACGAAGGCCAGGGCCGAGCCGGCTCGTTCGAAGCGCAACAAGAAGAAGACCCCCACGGCGTCCAAGGCGGGCGAAGGCGCCAAGCCGGCGGGCAAGTCCAAGTAG
- a CDS encoding HEAT repeat domain-containing protein translates to MLSSALAERGVPMRSLEEAIARQVVHGGDLVTNLLEVGGFREEMLVPLLAEVMGLEEAPSGKLPQPLAQVLRLVPGDLAIRHGIFPLALTRRVLTIATAEPLSPAVEGDLAFALAVEIRQSVAPLVRIRQAIEEAYQIPLDRRFLRLVAKLESRPDPSPTVAPPPRSLEQARASSRPPPERAPEPPVATPHPPTQTPDTLVAGAAPPLAPTRTKLSATPAASRAARADLPRARPTVEVVAPKPAPAPANAVASPRRPLTSDEMPETIAAPPVDAPLADVAEEDAPVSRRPDRPLRRESNRAHTKASVLRRAVTGDRKTRAEGGADRRPARPRRKGPFTAAMAEEELGEATTTDAVLDIFFAFAHQFFEYTALFAVHGDVADGRDASGPGAGAARLMSLAVPLGRPSLLALARERRAPVIMPPAVGDLDVEIIAELGRATRAEAGTRAPAVLVLPIVVKNRTVALLYGDDGAVDVELSAIGDVIAIAGLTAEALERAILRKKRGGAPGDGAPAKRPPRIAPQPQAQGAARKVGLVALARALELPARSTNAAEPPAPEPKSPPPTTAAISTIAVTLPSASAMAPAMLQASPQARPADETSFAGIASSQPRPAPQPVPEPPRTPSATPPAAPQTTPQPTRATLDETLTSPTPAPGPVTSRPEPLALRPPESDSTWEITGRSRTAPPSRRRRTPLGVVATGRVRLTPPTPAPPPITAVSQPPEAGRAPLPAPPPRVARRAIAPSFGGRSKASQGLGAQPLPPEPPPNAIAAPPTPPVPPVRPVVPTAPAVPAPPVRVPPPGGDTYTPGPPETLPGPPVEAWGLRPAAAAPAPAVAEWSAAPAGSTTPGRPRPAGPDPITLVQRFLETGADDGDAFKELVRLGEAAMHAIMARFPGPLRLDPRVLSRGAELPLASRSGPLLGLIHAMGRSAVPFLAVRSTAGDPDVRFWATHLLGELVYPESAQAVFTRIFDDAAPVRRVARRAAAALVAAGPATEAPILPTLERLARNAGERVGRRQLAIEALGELASPKVVPVLITMLSETSSELVEAAHRALVIVTRHDFRRDAGKWNDWWSNNGARGRVEWLIDALLSESPTLRRAAAEELAPLVGRDLGYYDDLPEDEREAAQVRYVLWWEQEGRHKKRG, encoded by the coding sequence ATGTTGAGCTCTGCGCTCGCCGAGCGTGGCGTGCCGATGCGTTCCCTCGAAGAGGCGATCGCGCGGCAAGTCGTGCATGGCGGTGACCTCGTGACGAACCTGCTCGAGGTCGGCGGGTTCCGCGAGGAGATGCTCGTGCCCCTGCTCGCCGAGGTGATGGGCCTCGAAGAAGCGCCCTCGGGCAAACTCCCGCAGCCGCTCGCGCAGGTGCTGCGGCTCGTGCCCGGGGACCTCGCGATCCGCCACGGCATCTTCCCGCTCGCGCTCACGCGGCGCGTCCTGACGATCGCCACTGCCGAGCCCCTCTCGCCGGCCGTCGAGGGGGACCTCGCGTTCGCGCTCGCCGTCGAGATCCGGCAGAGCGTCGCGCCCCTCGTCCGCATCCGGCAGGCGATCGAAGAGGCGTATCAGATCCCGCTCGATCGCCGCTTCCTCCGGCTCGTCGCCAAGCTCGAGAGCCGCCCCGATCCGAGCCCCACCGTCGCGCCTCCGCCGCGGAGCCTCGAGCAAGCACGCGCCTCCTCGCGCCCGCCGCCGGAGCGCGCGCCCGAGCCCCCCGTCGCCACGCCGCATCCGCCCACGCAGACGCCGGACACGCTCGTCGCGGGCGCCGCTCCGCCGCTGGCTCCGACGCGCACGAAGCTCTCGGCCACGCCCGCGGCCTCCCGTGCGGCGCGCGCCGATCTGCCGAGGGCCAGGCCGACCGTCGAGGTCGTCGCGCCGAAGCCGGCCCCCGCGCCCGCGAACGCCGTCGCCTCCCCGCGGCGCCCGCTGACCAGCGACGAGATGCCCGAGACCATCGCCGCGCCTCCTGTCGACGCGCCCCTCGCGGACGTGGCCGAGGAGGACGCGCCCGTCTCGCGCAGGCCTGATCGCCCTCTGCGACGCGAGTCGAACCGCGCTCACACGAAGGCCAGCGTGCTCCGCCGCGCGGTCACCGGCGATCGCAAGACGCGCGCGGAAGGCGGCGCCGATCGCCGCCCCGCGCGGCCTCGACGCAAGGGGCCCTTCACCGCGGCGATGGCCGAGGAGGAGCTCGGCGAGGCGACCACCACCGACGCCGTCCTCGACATCTTTTTTGCCTTCGCCCACCAGTTCTTCGAGTACACGGCCCTCTTCGCCGTGCACGGCGACGTCGCCGACGGCCGTGACGCCTCGGGCCCCGGCGCGGGCGCGGCGCGGCTCATGTCCCTCGCCGTGCCCCTCGGCCGTCCGAGCCTGCTCGCCCTCGCGCGTGAACGCAGGGCGCCCGTGATCATGCCGCCCGCCGTGGGTGACCTCGACGTCGAGATCATCGCCGAGCTCGGCCGTGCGACCCGCGCCGAAGCAGGGACCCGCGCGCCGGCCGTCCTCGTCCTGCCGATCGTCGTGAAAAACCGTACGGTCGCGCTGCTGTACGGCGACGACGGCGCCGTCGACGTCGAGCTCTCGGCGATCGGGGACGTCATCGCCATCGCGGGCCTCACGGCCGAGGCGCTCGAACGCGCGATCCTGCGCAAGAAGCGCGGCGGCGCTCCGGGAGACGGCGCTCCGGCGAAGCGCCCGCCCCGGATTGCGCCGCAGCCGCAGGCCCAGGGCGCGGCGCGTAAGGTCGGCCTGGTCGCGCTCGCCCGCGCCCTCGAACTGCCGGCGCGCTCCACGAACGCGGCCGAGCCGCCCGCGCCGGAGCCCAAGTCCCCGCCGCCGACGACGGCTGCCATCTCCACGATCGCCGTAACCTTGCCGTCCGCCTCCGCGATGGCGCCGGCCATGCTCCAGGCGAGCCCGCAGGCTCGACCCGCGGACGAGACCTCCTTCGCGGGTATCGCCTCGAGCCAGCCGCGCCCTGCGCCGCAGCCCGTCCCCGAGCCGCCCCGCACGCCCTCTGCGACGCCCCCGGCCGCTCCGCAGACCACGCCGCAGCCTACACGCGCCACGCTCGACGAGACGTTGACGAGCCCCACCCCCGCCCCGGGGCCCGTCACCTCGCGCCCCGAGCCGCTCGCCTTGCGCCCCCCCGAGTCCGACAGCACCTGGGAGATCACGGGCCGCAGCCGAACGGCCCCCCCGTCGCGTCGCCGGCGCACGCCGCTCGGCGTCGTCGCGACGGGCCGCGTGCGCCTCACGCCTCCCACGCCCGCGCCGCCGCCCATCACGGCTGTTTCCCAGCCTCCCGAGGCGGGACGAGCGCCTCTGCCGGCCCCGCCTCCGCGGGTGGCTCGCCGGGCCATCGCGCCGAGCTTCGGCGGCCGCAGCAAGGCCTCCCAGGGGCTCGGCGCGCAGCCCTTGCCCCCCGAGCCGCCTCCGAACGCCATCGCCGCGCCGCCGACGCCTCCCGTGCCTCCCGTGCGCCCCGTGGTGCCCACGGCGCCGGCCGTGCCCGCGCCCCCCGTGCGTGTCCCGCCCCCGGGCGGCGACACGTACACCCCGGGGCCGCCGGAGACCCTGCCAGGACCGCCGGTTGAAGCATGGGGGCTCCGCCCCGCCGCGGCCGCGCCCGCACCAGCCGTCGCCGAGTGGAGCGCGGCTCCCGCGGGCAGCACCACACCGGGCCGACCTCGCCCTGCGGGCCCCGACCCCATCACCCTCGTGCAGCGTTTCCTCGAGACCGGCGCCGACGACGGCGACGCCTTCAAGGAGCTCGTGCGCCTCGGCGAGGCCGCCATGCACGCCATCATGGCCCGCTTCCCTGGCCCGCTGCGTCTCGACCCGCGTGTCCTCTCGCGTGGCGCCGAGCTCCCGCTCGCCTCTCGCAGCGGCCCGCTCCTCGGCCTCATCCATGCGATGGGCCGCTCTGCCGTCCCTTTCCTCGCCGTGCGCAGCACCGCCGGTGATCCGGACGTCCGGTTCTGGGCGACGCACCTCCTCGGCGAGCTCGTGTATCCCGAGAGCGCGCAGGCCGTCTTCACGCGTATCTTCGACGACGCGGCCCCCGTGCGTCGCGTCGCGCGTCGCGCGGCCGCGGCGCTCGTCGCCGCCGGGCCTGCGACCGAGGCGCCGATCCTGCCGACGCTCGAGCGCCTCGCGCGAAACGCCGGCGAGCGTGTGGGCCGGCGGCAGCTCGCGATCGAGGCCCTGGGCGAGCTCGCCTCGCCGAAGGTGGTCCCCGTGCTCATCACGATGCTCTCCGAGACGAGCTCCGAGCTCGTGGAGGCCGCGCACCGCGCGCTCGTGATCGTCACGCGGCACGACTTCCGTCGCGACGCGGGCAAGTGGAACGATTGGTGGTCCAACAATGGCGCGCGCGGCCGCGTCGAGTGGCTCATCGACGCGCTCCTCTCCGAGTCGCCCACGCTTCGCCGCGCCGCTGCGGAGGAGCTCGCGCCCCTCGTCGGCCGCGATCTCGGCTACTACGACGATCTCCCCGAGGACGAACGCGAGGCCGCGCAGGTCCGTTACGTCCTCTGGTGGGAGCAAGAAGGACGGCACAAGAAGCGCGGCTGA
- a CDS encoding DsbA family protein, with translation MNKGTAIVGFLLCFMAGMALMWGIDRGAGGTSAEATSEYVAGGTWDHSDAAIPVSSKDPTWGSPNAPVTLVLFSDFECPFCSKVETTLTQLRQQYGPQKLRIIWKSNPLPFHKNARPASVAAETVLRLKGPEAFWKFHELAFQNQRALTPENFEAWAVQAGVDKAKFKAAYDKQEYAAKVDADLAAGKAAGVSGTPASFINGILLSGAQPIDKFKQVIDEQLKAADAAIKAGTKPEKVYAKLSTENKAKAPPTQNREQPKDDLTVWKVPVGNSPTKGPETALVTIVEWSDFQCPFCSRVVPTLDQISKDYGDKVRIVWKDNPLPMHPRAEPAAELAREARAQKGEAGFWAAYDLLWKNQQKLSDEDLLGYAKELGLNVDKVKAAILDKKYSAEITADQDLADELQASGTPHFFINGRRLVGAQPLEKFKSVIDEEMKKAQALVAKGVAPKDLYNEIIKDGKTPPPPEKKTVDVAPSESAWKGNDKAKVVMQIFSDFECPFCKRAEATVEQVEKAYGDKVKIVWRHKPLPFHKNAMPAALAAEEAKKQKGNEGFWKMHAALFKGAGTPDAFARTTLEKYAEEQGLDLGKFKSALDSEAHKKFIESESAVADKAGISGTPAFHIAAPGKTEGYFISGAQAFPKFKKLIDLTLKEQAAKK, from the coding sequence ATGAACAAAGGAACCGCCATCGTCGGCTTCCTTCTCTGCTTCATGGCAGGGATGGCGCTGATGTGGGGCATCGATCGCGGCGCCGGCGGCACCAGCGCCGAGGCGACGTCGGAGTACGTCGCCGGAGGGACCTGGGATCACAGCGACGCGGCGATCCCCGTCTCGTCGAAGGATCCCACGTGGGGCTCGCCGAACGCGCCCGTCACGCTGGTGCTCTTCAGCGACTTCGAGTGCCCCTTCTGCAGCAAGGTCGAGACGACGCTGACGCAGCTCCGCCAGCAGTACGGCCCGCAGAAGCTGCGCATCATCTGGAAGTCGAACCCGCTGCCCTTCCACAAGAACGCGCGCCCGGCGTCGGTCGCGGCCGAGACCGTGCTCCGCCTCAAGGGCCCGGAGGCGTTCTGGAAGTTCCACGAGCTCGCGTTCCAGAACCAGCGCGCCCTCACGCCCGAGAACTTCGAGGCGTGGGCCGTGCAGGCGGGCGTGGACAAGGCGAAGTTCAAGGCCGCCTACGACAAGCAGGAGTACGCCGCGAAGGTGGACGCCGACCTCGCCGCCGGCAAGGCCGCGGGCGTCTCCGGCACGCCGGCGTCGTTCATCAACGGCATCCTGCTCAGCGGCGCGCAGCCGATCGACAAGTTCAAGCAGGTGATCGACGAGCAGCTCAAGGCCGCCGACGCCGCGATCAAGGCCGGCACGAAGCCGGAGAAGGTCTACGCCAAGCTCTCGACGGAGAACAAGGCGAAGGCGCCCCCGACGCAGAACCGCGAGCAGCCGAAGGACGACCTGACCGTCTGGAAGGTGCCCGTCGGCAACTCGCCCACGAAGGGCCCCGAGACGGCGCTCGTGACCATCGTCGAGTGGTCCGATTTCCAGTGCCCCTTCTGCAGCCGCGTGGTGCCCACGCTCGACCAGATCTCGAAGGACTACGGAGACAAGGTCCGCATCGTCTGGAAGGACAACCCGCTGCCGATGCACCCGCGCGCCGAGCCCGCCGCGGAGCTCGCGCGTGAGGCCCGCGCCCAGAAGGGCGAGGCGGGCTTCTGGGCCGCCTACGATCTGCTCTGGAAGAACCAGCAGAAGCTCAGCGACGAGGACCTCCTCGGTTACGCCAAGGAGCTCGGCCTGAACGTCGACAAGGTCAAGGCCGCGATCCTCGACAAGAAGTACTCTGCCGAGATCACCGCCGACCAGGACCTCGCCGACGAGCTCCAGGCGAGCGGCACGCCGCACTTCTTCATCAACGGCCGCCGCCTCGTCGGCGCGCAGCCGCTCGAGAAGTTCAAGTCGGTCATCGACGAGGAGATGAAGAAGGCCCAGGCCCTCGTCGCCAAGGGCGTCGCGCCGAAGGACCTCTACAACGAGATCATCAAGGACGGCAAGACGCCGCCCCCGCCCGAGAAGAAGACCGTCGACGTCGCGCCGTCCGAGTCCGCCTGGAAGGGCAACGACAAGGCGAAGGTCGTGATGCAGATCTTCAGCGACTTCGAGTGCCCCTTCTGCAAGCGCGCAGAGGCCACGGTCGAGCAGGTCGAGAAGGCCTACGGCGACAAGGTGAAGATCGTCTGGCGCCACAAGCCGCTGCCGTTCCACAAGAACGCGATGCCCGCAGCGCTCGCGGCCGAGGAGGCCAAGAAGCAGAAGGGCAACGAGGGCTTCTGGAAGATGCACGCGGCCCTCTTCAAGGGCGCGGGCACGCCCGACGCGTTCGCCCGCACGACGCTCGAGAAGTACGCCGAGGAGCAGGGCCTCGACCTCGGGAAGTTCAAGAGCGCCCTCGACAGCGAGGCGCACAAGAAGTTCATCGAGAGCGAGAGCGCCGTGGCCGACAAGGCGGGCATCAGCGGCACGCCGGCCTTCCACATCGCCGCCCCGGGCAAGACGGAGGGCTACTTCATCAGCGGTGCCCAGGCGTTCCCGAAGTTCAAGAAGCTCATCGACCTGACCCTCAAGGAGCAGGCCGCGAAGAAGTGA
- a CDS encoding MATE family efflux transporter gives MGENVVTSGPPHRAILKLALPTVGAMLTQSVVNEIDIVFFARLPCPESSNAQAALLPSLIVLWLFGGSLSAISVGTQAFVGRRFAEKNHEDAGAVLFNAALFALVAGVVFSAIGYLATPAILGAIIKVEGARTAADEYLKWRLLGVTSMATTFAFKAFFDGIGKTHIHLVSAVVMNALNIVLCFLLIFGNEALGISKMGIAGAGIAGFVSTYVGLAIMVGYALLPQYRKLYAPFRVRNLDRGLTWSILKLSIPSSVATIAVMTGFALFAMIAGKLDEVHPMGVVSAMCPGGKAEPVNGAATTVIVGVLKLTFTACLAFGTSTATLVAQSLGERNSDKAETFGWTSVRLGLLIFGVVGLCEAVFAPQILAFVSQSEVVREVALGPMRVMGICTPVIAIGMILTQALFGAGNTRFVMIVELLLHFLCLVPLAWLLGITLDFGLMGIWAAGVVYAVLLAGVMVFKFRSGDWKKIAL, from the coding sequence GTGGGTGAAAACGTCGTCACCTCCGGCCCGCCGCACCGAGCCATTCTCAAGCTGGCTCTGCCGACCGTCGGCGCGATGCTCACGCAGAGCGTCGTCAACGAGATCGACATCGTCTTCTTCGCGCGGCTGCCCTGCCCGGAGTCGTCGAACGCCCAGGCCGCGCTCCTCCCTTCGCTCATCGTCCTCTGGCTCTTCGGCGGCTCGCTCTCCGCCATCTCCGTCGGCACGCAGGCCTTCGTCGGCCGCCGCTTCGCCGAGAAGAACCACGAGGACGCGGGCGCGGTCCTCTTCAACGCGGCGCTCTTCGCGCTCGTCGCGGGCGTCGTCTTCTCGGCGATCGGCTACCTCGCGACGCCCGCGATCCTCGGCGCGATCATCAAGGTCGAGGGCGCGCGCACGGCGGCGGACGAGTACCTCAAGTGGCGCCTGCTCGGCGTCACCTCGATGGCGACCACCTTCGCCTTCAAGGCCTTCTTCGACGGCATCGGCAAGACGCACATCCACCTCGTCTCGGCCGTCGTGATGAACGCCTTGAACATCGTGCTCTGCTTCTTGCTCATCTTCGGCAACGAGGCGCTCGGCATCTCGAAGATGGGCATCGCGGGCGCGGGCATCGCGGGGTTCGTCTCCACGTACGTCGGCCTCGCGATCATGGTCGGTTACGCGCTCCTGCCGCAGTACCGCAAGCTCTACGCCCCGTTCCGCGTCCGGAACCTCGACCGCGGCTTGACGTGGTCGATCTTGAAGCTCTCGATCCCGAGCAGCGTGGCCACCATCGCGGTCATGACGGGCTTCGCGCTCTTCGCGATGATCGCGGGCAAGCTCGACGAGGTGCACCCGATGGGCGTGGTCTCGGCGATGTGCCCGGGTGGCAAGGCCGAGCCGGTCAACGGCGCGGCGACGACCGTGATCGTCGGCGTCCTCAAGCTCACCTTCACGGCGTGCCTCGCCTTCGGCACCTCGACGGCGACCCTCGTCGCGCAGTCGCTCGGCGAGCGGAACAGCGACAAGGCCGAGACGTTCGGCTGGACGTCGGTGCGCCTCGGCCTCTTGATCTTCGGCGTCGTGGGCCTCTGCGAGGCGGTCTTCGCGCCGCAGATCCTGGCGTTCGTCTCGCAGAGCGAGGTCGTGCGCGAGGTGGCGCTCGGGCCGATGCGGGTGATGGGCATCTGCACGCCGGTCATCGCGATCGGGATGATCCTCACGCAGGCGCTCTTCGGCGCGGGCAACACGCGCTTCGTGATGATCGTGGAGCTCTTGCTCCACTTCCTCTGCCTCGTGCCCCTCGCGTGGCTGCTCGGCATCACGCTCGACTTCGGCCTGATGGGCATCTGGGCCGCGGGCGTGGTCTACGCGGTGCTCCTCGCGGGCGTGATGGTCTTCAAGTTCCGGAGCGGCGACTGGAAGAAGATCGCGCTCTGA
- a CDS encoding IS1 family transposase has protein sequence MGRDAAPVAALAGVRVVANVLPIEKRTDVVKHLVEGASVRSTSRLTDVSLPTVLSTLVRVGTGCDNLHNLFVRDLDIREIELDEIWSYVQKKQARVTAEDPAEFGDAYAYLAMSRTKKLLVSYRVGKRDEANTKAFVADLRARLVTIPELSTDGWQSYPVAVGQSFGGAVDHAVIQKNYSKKGRREGPADHRYEPPRDPFITKKTAHGAPNLDRASTSHVERANLTVRMHVRRFTRLCNGFSKKIENHRAAVSLHVAWYNFCRVHESLRVTPAMEAGITDHVWSVQELVERALAAEPCAPPEPKKLAPPAPGEKQGAARELPNGKGWLRALPGGKGKPSTVPRAPTPPAAPPARVVTGETPREALPPRGTQLDLFAWRPRERQLPLFPEP, from the coding sequence ATGGGGCGCGACGCGGCGCCCGTGGCGGCCCTTGCTGGGGTCCGCGTCGTGGCGAACGTCCTGCCCATCGAGAAGCGCACCGACGTGGTGAAGCACCTCGTAGAGGGCGCGAGCGTGCGCTCGACGTCGCGGCTCACGGACGTGTCGCTTCCGACGGTCCTCTCGACGCTCGTCCGCGTCGGGACGGGGTGCGACAACCTGCACAACCTGTTCGTGAGGGACCTCGACATCCGCGAGATCGAGCTGGATGAAATCTGGTCCTACGTGCAGAAGAAGCAGGCGCGCGTGACCGCGGAGGATCCGGCGGAGTTCGGCGACGCCTACGCCTACCTCGCCATGTCGAGGACGAAGAAGCTCCTCGTGAGCTACCGCGTGGGGAAGCGCGACGAGGCGAACACGAAGGCCTTCGTGGCCGACCTCCGGGCCCGGCTCGTGACGATCCCGGAACTGTCCACGGACGGGTGGCAGAGCTACCCCGTGGCCGTCGGGCAGAGCTTCGGGGGCGCGGTCGACCACGCCGTGATCCAGAAGAACTATTCGAAGAAGGGGCGACGCGAGGGACCGGCGGACCACCGCTACGAGCCCCCGCGCGATCCGTTCATCACGAAGAAGACCGCGCACGGCGCGCCGAACCTAGACCGCGCGAGCACGTCTCACGTCGAGCGCGCGAACCTCACGGTCAGAATGCACGTCCGCCGGTTCACCCGGCTTTGCAACGGGTTCTCGAAGAAGATCGAGAACCACCGCGCCGCCGTGAGCCTGCACGTCGCCTGGTACAACTTCTGCCGCGTGCACGAGAGCTTGCGCGTGACGCCGGCCATGGAGGCGGGCATCACGGATCACGTGTGGAGCGTGCAGGAGCTTGTGGAGCGCGCCCTTGCCGCGGAGCCGTGCGCGCCCCCGGAGCCGAAGAAGCTCGCGCCGCCCGCCCCGGGCGAGAAGCAGGGCGCCGCGCGCGAGCTGCCGAACGGCAAGGGATGGCTCCGCGCCCTGCCCGGCGGGAAGGGGAAGCCCAGCACGGTCCCGCGGGCTCCTACGCCGCCTGCCGCGCCCCCGGCGAGGGTCGTGACGGGGGAGACTCCGCGCGAGGCGCTACCGCCACGGGGGACGCAGCTTGACCTGTTCGCGTGGCGACCACGGGAGAGGCAGTTACCGCTCTTCCCCGAACCGTAA